The DNA region TAGAAGTAAGAATGAGAGGTAAATAcagtataaatgaaataagcaacaaataaaacaaagcaATAGGAATTTCTGAATGCGTATGTACGTGAATGAGGATAAATAAAGCTGCGGGATAGACATGATAAAAGGACAACATAGGGCAGACTTGAATAAACCAAGTAAAAAGTAACGAGAACAAAAGGCGATCTTGAGTAGACCAAGCACAGAGTAAAGAGAACATAGAACGATCTAAAAGTAAAGAGTTAAGAGGAAAGAATTGtactattgtaatatattaactaATAAAATCCTCATTAACCCTAAGAGTAGGTGATTCGAATTTCGCTAGTCTATATCTTCCAGTTAGggttacaaaaaatattctacacatatatttttttaaatatcacagAAAAGTCGACCTAAATTCTATATCTTtgcaaagaatttttttcgtatgaagtgataatcattatcattgaatTTCTATACAAACAACATTCTATCAATGATATTACAATGAATGCTTTAGtaataagtaattataataaaggaaatgacGTATATGTATGAGTGAATACACATAATAAAAATGCTTTACACATCatatatgaaatttcatttcataaaaaaattctttgtttttattattattatagattatttatttttatctttttttattctttattaaaaaaattttggataagcaaattgaaaaaatatattctctttacTGTAATTACGTTTAATTGAGATGTCATTTTTAGGTAAAAATTCCTGAAAAAATGATTTGCCTTCACTGAAATTTTGTATACtgcattattttaatatttattttacaaacatGAACTACGATATGGGGAATACTATCCCCATCATGCGTCTATCGTATCGGTGTATAAACTTGTTGATTATTCTCCTCTTAcgcgtatataataattggttTTGTTTAGGTAGAGTAAGTAGTTTAGTAAACTGTGAACGCACACTTTCAGTTTTTCATgagtatatctttttttgatGGTAGAGTGCGTGTCTCGCAGTGACCGTGTTAGATACGACGTCGGTACGCATTTCTTTTGCAATaaatgtatagaaaataataaataaaattgacataagaattagtatataaaactgcgacaaaaaataagaatttgtcGAATATCTTCTTCAAAATAATTAgtgaatacttatatattatattcttttaatacaaattaaaacatGAGTTTATTTTCGTACTATCTATAAAGTAGAACTCCCaatgcttttttttatgtagTTTCTCCAGTAGAACTAATTCACTCTATATTACTTCGActtttattactactactactattattactattactgataataataataaaaatatatttaaatattatttatatacatctagatattatttaataaattttatattataatagaaaattaccTCCGACTGATCGTGAGTAAGAAACAATGTGGAAACAAATGCATAACAATCATAAGATAGTAAAACAAGGAGAAAATTACGTCTATCTTTTTAgtgtataaaatgtaaaataaatcatacatttttcgaaaatttaatattttagaaactCAGATGCCTTGACATAAACGATTAGACATGTATTTTCTTTGCCATAGTATCATCTGGCTAAAActcattaaaatgatcgagAGAATTTCCGGAACTTCTCCGTATGAGCATCGTGAAACGTATTTCTTTGCGTTTGAAAATGTTCAAAAAATCTGAGCATTATCTATTTATGCACACAACCAAGCAGACAATCGCTATTTCACGGATATAAACATACACTATTCAAGcgtatatatgaaaatcagTAGTGAGAATACGAGCTTCATTTCTTTTGTCGCAAATTTCGAGGAACGCCACAATACTAAACTTTATCTTCgcgaaaaatgtcgaaaatagCATTTATGCCATCAAAGAGAACAGAAGTGAGCCTTAATCAATTTTGATAAACAAGATCTCATTGTAAAGACGAAAGTTTAGTATATTGTAGTCTAGCATATAGGTatcaaatttgtaaaaaagctttttatttGTGTATAAACTATTCtccaaaaatatcattttttacaaAACCAATGGTAATGAATAACCTTAACGAAATAGAATACGAGGGTTGCGTAGGGGGGTATCTTGGAGGGATCTAGGAGAAATGGAATTTTTGGTGGGATTTGGTATTTACGGCAATAAACTTTTGAGTTCCTAAAgccatataataataataataatatacagttAGAGAAacatacaaatttaaaaatatacaaacatgcgaataaaaaataattgatacatttatattttctaaatacatttttaaaaaaatgatatatttttctacagTGACTATGCTTCAATAttgtgtatgtaaatatttatttttgctcttcactatctttttttatcaccgAAAGATGATATagcataaatcattttttgaaTCGTATACAAGAAATAAAGTACATGTTGCACttgaaattgttaaaaatactgtcatagaaatttttcattgagatcttttagaaataaattttcttaataaataattatacgagTGCCGagtataattatacaaataagatgataaatactctatatgtaaattattacatcAGTCATTCCTGATTACTGCGtacgaacaaaaatattaattcaaagcctaattttttcataaaatttggGTTTATCTTTACTAcagagttattttttttcttcaacgatATATATCCAATACGATCATTCGCAACTTACCATTTACGTATGCGTGATTGCTTCAAGAATAAAActcttgaaataatataaatgtttgcTATATTATTTCGTCGCGCAATCATgcttaatatttaatactaattattaatataaaaaccttgtttataatttcttaatcCTATTTTTATCCTATGTAGATACAAAATGTTGTATAATTGTTCTTTATAATCGGATATAAAGTTTAGAATATTCGCAGAAATATTAGTTATAAAACAGgctataaaatttcaaataagaaagaaagagagagagagagagaaagagagagagagagagagagagagagagagagagagagagagagagagagagagagagagagagagagagagagagagagagggaggatgtGTAGGGTTAGGGAGAGGATCGGTATACGATGTGAAGTATGGAGCGAGAGAACAGGAGTGAAATTGGTCTCAAAAGGGATGCATACACATAACGCGATGGTATCGTGATTTTTAGATTCGACAGAGTGATTTTGAATCTAGGTCAtggtaaaaaattttctttcgtaaatacCACCGATTTTCAATCTTCCATTTCTTAGATATTATCTTAAGCATATTTTTGTATCGACGACCGAATCTCTATCTAgtgataaaacttttattttacactTCGAATTATATAACGTCATATACGACGAAGTAATGCAAATGCTTgctatatacatttatttcgtcgctttaaatattttattcatcatGCTTAACAAgggaatatattaattacttaataattCTGAAAATACACACAACTATTTCAGtgaacttttataaaaatatataattaactgtatgaaaaaataaattcttaaataaataactattgATATTCTTTATTGGTACATTGCAAATAAAACTATGTGAATTAGTTGCAAAAAGAATGTTAAAATTGTATAGTTTTCAATATGTTATTTGtagatcaaatttattttgtttattggttatcttatttatttttaactggACATAGTTTATTATTCTGCAATGCGAACACTTGTTTCTTCCATCATtggaagagatagaaaagtacAATTTGCAAATGAGTAGAcgaaaattttaaacatatttgttaattaaaggGTTAGTATTTCTGATGCTCGCGATTCTAATAAATGTTCCATCGAATTAACATCTTTACACCATCCATCGAGTCGTTGGACCATCCCAGCAATTTGACTACGATCTAATACTCGAGGTTGAACCCAAGTCATATGAACAGTTCCTGCAACTTGATCAATAGCACCACGTACTAAACCTTGAGCTAAAGCCTTCATTACTAATAATTCAACTTCTCCTAAAGGTAAACGAGTTTCCTGTGATATTTCTGTAAATGTTAACTGTCGGTTGTTCGCTTGACGCTTAAAAGTCATTTCCATGAGACATAAAAGGGATATCTTTTgtcttaattttaattcttgtGCTGCTAAATCAGCAACTTTACTCCATTGtggttttaatttttctaatgcaACAATGTCACCAGCATTGAAAGCTTGTAGTAAATCTATCAACCAGGAATTAGGTGTATCTTTCAATGATTCTAAAACTGGATGGGCAAGTAATTCCCCGAGATTGTAAACTCCTTCTCCTAATAATGCAGCAAGTCCAAGGAAAAATGCATGCTGTTCTTGTTCCTGTCTATCCAAGCTATGTAAATCAATACATCCTAGGtatctgtaaaataaaaactaagtTGTATTAAAACATGCAATGGAATTATAAACACTATTTTTTCAAGAAACAAACCTTAATGCAGTACGATAATATTCTGCGTGTTTTCCTTGTAATCTATACAATCTACTAGCCAGAAGATAAAATCTGCCATGAACAGTGGTAACTCCATCAGCATTATCAAGCATGATTTCAACatcttctataattttttttgctagctcttgattatttaatttgtcaAGTAAAATTTGTCCTGTAAGAACTTTGCATAGAGCTACTGCCTCATTATTGCTTTTAACTTTGGATTCTGTTTTCTCTAAGAATTTGATCGCTTCTTGTTTATCTTGAAATTGTTGTATTACATGCGCCATTATTTCAACCAATGACAATGGATTTATcctaagagaaaaaagtaaacaaaataatgaatgaacgCGACATAACAATATAGAACATAAAATTAAggttatatatttctttgacgattgtttttttatttacttacttgtTTTCAAATGTTgacagaaaattaatatacaattgtataagattatcatttttttgcAATAACGGATGTTTTACAAAGGTTTCCAATTTAAGAGTTAGTTGATGCCAAAGTCTGCAAGTCACCGGTCGGAAGAaagtatacatttatttttcttctttgaaacttacattaataaagatatttatcatGTAATTACCTTTTATTGTAAAGAGTATCGAGTTCCGCCCATTCTTCCGCCAATTCTTTATCTGAAACATTTTGTTTTGATCTTAAAAATGTACTAACATCTTTCTGTGCTACGGTAGCCGCCATGTTTAATAAAACTTGTATATCCGATCGAGAGATAATTGTCGAATCATTCTCATGAACCAATGAAAGTTCGATAGATCGATATGAGTTTCTTTATGAAATCATTTCTatcgatatttcattc from Vespa velutina chromosome 3, iVesVel2.1, whole genome shotgun sequence includes:
- the LOC124948002 gene encoding 26S proteasome non-ATPase regulatory subunit 13, translating into MAATVAQKDVSTFLRSKQNVSDKELAEEWAELDTLYNKRLWHQLTLKLETFVKHPLLQKNDNLIQLYINFLSTFENKINPLSLVEIMAHVIQQFQDKQEAIKFLEKTESKVKSNNEAVALCKVLTGQILLDKLNNQELAKKIIEDVEIMLDNADGVTTVHGRFYLLASRLYRLQGKHAEYYRTALRYLGCIDLHSLDRQEQEQHAFFLGLAALLGEGVYNLGELLAHPVLESLKDTPNSWLIDLLQAFNAGDIVALEKLKPQWSKVADLAAQELKLRQKISLLCLMEMTFKRQANNRQLTFTEISQETRLPLGEVELLVMKALAQGLVRGAIDQVAGTVHMTWVQPRVLDRSQIAGMVQRLDGWCKDVNSMEHLLESRASEILTL